The segment ATCACAGCCGCCAGGTGCCGAGGCCAGATCAATGATGACAGCCTCCCGCGGCATTCTGGATAACACCTGCGCCGTCACGACCATGGCAGGAATCGTATTAAACAAGAGCTGAATGTCAGCCGCCTCTTGCTCGAGATCCTTCATCATAAAAGGCTGCCAGCCCATTTCTTCGGCGCGGGCATAATGCTCGCTTTTGCGAACGCCCATTTTGACCCGGGCTCCTAGCCCTTGAAGGCTCCGGGCCATTGTAAAGCCGGTGCGACCCATCCCAAGCACCATGCAGGTGGATTTGTGTATCGTAAAGTCCGTATGCTGAATGGCCATCATCAAGGCGCCTTCCGCCGTTGGAATGGAATTGTATATCGCCACATCGTCCCGATCCAGCAGCTCCACCAGCCTGATGCTGTGCTTTGCACATAGTGATTTCAGAAACGACTTAGCCATACCTGTGTAAACTACCCCATGCTTTGGCATCGCCTGGATATGCTCTTCCTCCAGCTTCAGCGAGCCTTCCGCATATAAAGCGCCGATCAATCCCTCATCGTCACAGCCTACCACAGGTAAAATCAGAGCGTCTGCGCCAGACAGCAGCTTCGCAGTAAGCGGCTCCCGGAGTACGCCCTGAAAGGAATCCTGCAGTGTGTCAAAGCCAGCGATGGCTACGGAAGCATCCATCTCCGCCAATTTTCGGATAACCTCAACCTGGCGTGCATCGCCACCAATCAAGACCGTCCGGATTCCTGTCAGCATGCAGGGCCTCGCTCCTTTCCAATAGCAGTATACGGCATCTTATGCGGAGGCCCAGCCGGAGGTGTGCAGCACCTCAAGGAAAGACAAAAAAACCGTTCCGGATAGTCCGGAACGGCTGCAGCTTATGATGAAGCTATGACAGCACATACATGCTGCTCCTTCTACTTCCCGGTATGACCGAAGCCCCCGGCTCCCCTTACCGTATCGGACAGCTCCTCGACCTGCTGGAGCTCCACCTGAGGAAGGCTTTGGAACACCATTTGAGCAATTCGTTCATGGCGCTCAATGACAAACGGCTCCTGCCCCAGGTTCACCAGCAGTACCTTTACCTCTCCGCGGTAATCTGCATCAATGGTCCCCGGTGTATTCAGACAGGTGATGCCATGCTTGTACGCCAGGCCG is part of the Paenibacillus algicola genome and harbors:
- the dpsA gene encoding dipicolinate synthase subunit DpsA — protein: MLTGIRTVLIGGDARQVEVIRKLAEMDASVAIAGFDTLQDSFQGVLREPLTAKLLSGADALILPVVGCDDEGLIGALYAEGSLKLEEEHIQAMPKHGVVYTGMAKSFLKSLCAKHSIRLVELLDRDDVAIYNSIPTAEGALMMAIQHTDFTIHKSTCMVLGMGRTGFTMARSLQGLGARVKMGVRKSEHYARAEEMGWQPFMMKDLEQEAADIQLLFNTIPAMVVTAQVLSRMPREAVIIDLASAPGGCDFRYAEKRGIKAMLAPGLPGIVAPKTAGIIMANTLVELISEQTKSREEA
- the dut gene encoding dUTP diphosphatase, producing MLHYVQIKRMPGCEDIHLPVKMTELAAGFDLHAALQEPVVLNPGERTLIPAGFAMAMPGGLEAQIRPRSGLAYKHGITCLNTPGTIDADYRGEVKVLLVNLGQEPFVIERHERIAQMVFQSLPQVELQQVEELSDTVRGAGGFGHTGK